One segment of Platichthys flesus chromosome 15, fPlaFle2.1, whole genome shotgun sequence DNA contains the following:
- the jakmip2 gene encoding janus kinase and microtubule-interacting protein 2 isoform X1, whose product MAKKGRTKGEKPEALISALQAANEDLRSKLTDIQIELHQEKCKVSKLERDKVQEVKRVKEQEQHRHTATLTEQRAKWHEEKQKELQALRENLTRQHEQELARHAKIKDQENQRLKAALSAMRDGSGEKVRTALTMEAKEEARRFFDQERVKLLQEIHELKSVKKQTDEALSNMIQSDKMKAGDLRSEHQQHQEQISKIKWDCEKDVRRLVDEIKSKDRTIFSMERELESTSGYLQKLQLQKDLLDDQLFLVKEAECGLGSPKREIPGRAGDGAEHCGSPDMRRNQRRVADLNSTIRKLEDRNSLLVDERNEQLKRVRESEKQCKPLLEKNKLLNKRNDDLTQTIQKLEERLKILAKENMEMKDKISSHPPLKKLKSLNDLDQAHDDQEIAFLKLQVLEQQNMIDELTRDREKLLRKKRHKRSSRPIKRHIVVDTFFGYDEESMDSETSSVASFRMDRTPATPDEDLDQGLANEESELRFRQLTREYQALQRAYALLQEQKGGILDAEMEAKAQEQLHADVLRYKAKIEDLEKELTLRGQDSKWVEEKQLFLRRNQELLDKMDKLDSESSRQQQELQDSRDQNELLEFRILELEERERRSPPFNHLRMHPFSEGVSALQIYCMKEGVKDVCIPDLIKLLDILGDNGNLRNEEQVAIIQASTVLSLAEKWIQQIEGTEAALHQKMIDLEIEMEMFCKQKGYLEEELDYRKQALDQAYMQIQELEATLYNSLQQDKVIKYGEPLDEHQRDELRTAVEKLRRQMLRKSREFDCQILQERMELLHQAHQRIRDLEDKTEIQRRQIKDLEEKVVCRRGGLLRDHSVIYFLDQRGTVCVAVAAGVTTSVAAVSVRWMCRALAVDVHTSDLLFLLLVFFMKWARGFSGRCPGRSTF is encoded by the exons GTGAGCAAGCTGGAGCGCGACAAGGTGCAGGAGGTGAAGCgggtgaaagagcaggagcagcacCGTCACACCGCCACGTTGACAGAGCAACGGGCCAAGTGGCACGAGGAAAAGCAGAAGGAGCTCCAGGCTCTCAGGGAGAACCTGACCCGGCAGCATGAGCAGGAGCTGGCCCGCCACGCCAAAATCAAAGACCAGGAGAACCAGAGGCTGAAGGCGGCACTGAGCGCCATGCGCGACGGCAGCGGAGAGAAG GTGCGCACCGCTCTGACGATGGAAGCCAAAGAGGAGGCGCGTCGCTTCTTTGACCAGGAGAGAGtgaagctcctgcaggagatACATGAGCTGAAGAGCGTTAAGAAGCAGACCGACGAGGCCCTGAGCAACATGATCCAGTCCGACAAGATGAAGGCCGGGGACCTGCGCTCcgagcaccagcagcaccaggagcAGATCTCCAAGATCAAGTGGGACTGCGAGAAGGACGTCCGCAGACTG GTGGATGAAATCAAATCTAAAGACCGCACCATCTTCTCTATGGAGAGGGAACTGGAGTCGACATCAGGGTACCTacagaagctgcagcttcagAAGGACTTGCTGGACGATCAGCTCTTCCTCGTCAAGGAGGCCGAGTGCGGCCTGGGAAGCCCGAAGAGAGAGATCCCAGGCAGAGCTGGAGACGGAGCCGAGCACTGCGGCAGCCCG GACATGAGGAGAAACCAGAGGCGCGTTGCTGACCTCAACTCGACTATACGCAAACTGGAGGACCGCAACTCGCTGCTGGTCGACGAGAGGAACGAACAA CTGAAGAGAGTCCGAGAGTCGGAGAAGCAGTGCAAGCCCCTGCTGGAGAAGAACAAGCTGCTGAATAAGAGGAACGATGACCTGACCCAGACCATccagaagctggaggagagacTCAAGATCCTGGCCAAGGAGAACATGGAGATG AAGGACAAGATCAGCTCACATCCTCCACTGAAGAAGCTCAAGTCTCTAAACGACCTGGACCAAGCCCATGATGACCAGGAAATAGCCTTTCTCAAGCTCCAAGTCCTGGAGCAGCAAAACATGATCGACGAACTGACCAGG gaTCGTGAAAAACTACTAAGAAAGAAAAGGCATAAAAGAAGTTCCAGGCCAATAAAG AGGCACATCGTGGTAGATACGTTCTTCGGATACGACGAGGAGTCCATGGACTCCGAGACGTCCTCGGTGGCTTCGTTCCGGATGGACAGAACTCCTGCTACTCCTGATGAAGACCTGGATCAG GGTCTAGCCAATGAGGAGTCGGAGCTGCGTTTCCGTCAGCTGACCAGGGAGTACCAGGCCTTACAGCGAGCCTACGCCCTGCTGCAGGAACAGAAGGGAGGCATCCTGGATGCTGAGATGGAAGCTAAG GCTCAGGAGCAGCTCCATGCAGACGTTCTCAGGTACAAAGCCAAAATAGAGGACCTGGAGAAGGAACTGACCCTGAGGGGACAG GACTCCAAATgggtggaggagaagcagctctTCTTACGAAGGAATCAGGAGCTTTTAGACAAG ATGGATAAGTTGGACTCTGAGAGCAgtcggcagcagcaggagcttcaAGACTCCAGAGACCAGAATGAGCTGTTGGAGTTCCGGATACTGGAGCTCGAG GAGCGTGAGAGGAGGTCGCCTCCGTTCAACCACCTGAGGATGCATCCGTTCTCTGAGGGAGTCAGCGCTCTCCAGATCTACTGCATGAAGGAGGGGGTGAAG GATGTGTGCATACCAGATCTCATCAAACTGCTCGACATCCTGGGAGACAACGGG AACTTAAGGAATGAAGAGCAAGTGGCCATTATACAGGCCAGCACTGTTCTCTCACTGGCAGAAAAG TGGATTCAGCAGATAGAGGGGACGGAGGCAGCACTTCACCAGAAGATGATCGACCTGGAGATCGAGATG GAGATGTTCTGTAAACAGAAAGGTTATCTAGAAGAAGAGCTGGACTACAGAAAACAGGCCCTGGACCAGGCCTACATG caAATCCAGGAGTTGGAAGCTACGTTGTACAACTCCCTGCAGCAGGACAAG GTGATAAAGTACGGCGAGCCTCTGGATGAGCATCAGCGGGACGAGCTGCGGACGGCGGTGGAGAAGCTGAGGAGGCAGATGCTGAGGAAGAGTCGCGAGTTCGACTGCCAGATCCTCCAGGAGAGGATGGAGCTGCTGCACCAGGCACACCAG AGAATTCGTGACCTCGAAGACAAGACGGAAATCCAGAGGAGGCAGATTAAAGATCTGGAGGAAAAG GTGGTGTGTCGGCGTGGAGGTCTCCTTCGTGACCacagtgttatttattttctggaCCAGCGTGGAACCGTGTGTGTAGCAGTGGCTGCTGGTGTCACTACATCAGTGGCTGCTGTCAGTGTAAGGTGGATGTGTCGTGCGTTGGCCGTGGATGTTCACACTTCAGAtttactttttcttcttcttgtgttttttatgaaatGGGCACGGGGGTTCTCAGGACGCTGCCCTGGACGATCTACTTTTTAA
- the jakmip2 gene encoding janus kinase and microtubule-interacting protein 2 isoform X2 encodes MAKKGRTKGEKPEALISALQAANEDLRSKLTDIQIELHQEKCKVSKLERDKVQEVKRVKEQEQHRHTATLTEQRAKWHEEKQKELQALRENLTRQHEQELARHAKIKDQENQRLKAALSAMRDGSGEKVRTALTMEAKEEARRFFDQERVKLLQEIHELKSVKKQTDEALSNMIQSDKMKAGDLRSEHQQHQEQISKIKWDCEKDVRRLVDEIKSKDRTIFSMERELESTSGYLQKLQLQKDLLDDQLFLVKEAECGLGSPKREIPGRAGDGAEHCGSPDMRRNQRRVADLNSTIRKLEDRNSLLVDERNEQLKRVRESEKQCKPLLEKNKLLNKRNDDLTQTIQKLEERLKILAKENMEMKDKISSHPPLKKLKSLNDLDQAHDDQEIAFLKLQVLEQQNMIDELTRDREKLLRKKRHKRSSRPIKRHIVVDTFFGYDEESMDSETSSVASFRMDRTPATPDEDLDQGLANEESELRFRQLTREYQALQRAYALLQEQKGGILDAEMEAKAQEQLHADVLRYKAKIEDLEKELTLRGQDSKWVEEKQLFLRRNQELLDKMDKLDSESSRQQQELQDSRDQNELLEFRILELEERERRSPPFNHLRMHPFSEGVSALQIYCMKEGVKDVCIPDLIKLLDILGDNGNLRNEEQVAIIQASTVLSLAEKWIQQIEGTEAALHQKMIDLEIEMEMFCKQKGYLEEELDYRKQALDQAYMQIQELEATLYNSLQQDKVIKYGEPLDEHQRDELRTAVEKLRRQMLRKSREFDCQILQERMELLHQAHQRIRDLEDKTEIQRRQIKDLEEKFLFLFLFFSLAFILWP; translated from the exons GTGAGCAAGCTGGAGCGCGACAAGGTGCAGGAGGTGAAGCgggtgaaagagcaggagcagcacCGTCACACCGCCACGTTGACAGAGCAACGGGCCAAGTGGCACGAGGAAAAGCAGAAGGAGCTCCAGGCTCTCAGGGAGAACCTGACCCGGCAGCATGAGCAGGAGCTGGCCCGCCACGCCAAAATCAAAGACCAGGAGAACCAGAGGCTGAAGGCGGCACTGAGCGCCATGCGCGACGGCAGCGGAGAGAAG GTGCGCACCGCTCTGACGATGGAAGCCAAAGAGGAGGCGCGTCGCTTCTTTGACCAGGAGAGAGtgaagctcctgcaggagatACATGAGCTGAAGAGCGTTAAGAAGCAGACCGACGAGGCCCTGAGCAACATGATCCAGTCCGACAAGATGAAGGCCGGGGACCTGCGCTCcgagcaccagcagcaccaggagcAGATCTCCAAGATCAAGTGGGACTGCGAGAAGGACGTCCGCAGACTG GTGGATGAAATCAAATCTAAAGACCGCACCATCTTCTCTATGGAGAGGGAACTGGAGTCGACATCAGGGTACCTacagaagctgcagcttcagAAGGACTTGCTGGACGATCAGCTCTTCCTCGTCAAGGAGGCCGAGTGCGGCCTGGGAAGCCCGAAGAGAGAGATCCCAGGCAGAGCTGGAGACGGAGCCGAGCACTGCGGCAGCCCG GACATGAGGAGAAACCAGAGGCGCGTTGCTGACCTCAACTCGACTATACGCAAACTGGAGGACCGCAACTCGCTGCTGGTCGACGAGAGGAACGAACAA CTGAAGAGAGTCCGAGAGTCGGAGAAGCAGTGCAAGCCCCTGCTGGAGAAGAACAAGCTGCTGAATAAGAGGAACGATGACCTGACCCAGACCATccagaagctggaggagagacTCAAGATCCTGGCCAAGGAGAACATGGAGATG AAGGACAAGATCAGCTCACATCCTCCACTGAAGAAGCTCAAGTCTCTAAACGACCTGGACCAAGCCCATGATGACCAGGAAATAGCCTTTCTCAAGCTCCAAGTCCTGGAGCAGCAAAACATGATCGACGAACTGACCAGG gaTCGTGAAAAACTACTAAGAAAGAAAAGGCATAAAAGAAGTTCCAGGCCAATAAAG AGGCACATCGTGGTAGATACGTTCTTCGGATACGACGAGGAGTCCATGGACTCCGAGACGTCCTCGGTGGCTTCGTTCCGGATGGACAGAACTCCTGCTACTCCTGATGAAGACCTGGATCAG GGTCTAGCCAATGAGGAGTCGGAGCTGCGTTTCCGTCAGCTGACCAGGGAGTACCAGGCCTTACAGCGAGCCTACGCCCTGCTGCAGGAACAGAAGGGAGGCATCCTGGATGCTGAGATGGAAGCTAAG GCTCAGGAGCAGCTCCATGCAGACGTTCTCAGGTACAAAGCCAAAATAGAGGACCTGGAGAAGGAACTGACCCTGAGGGGACAG GACTCCAAATgggtggaggagaagcagctctTCTTACGAAGGAATCAGGAGCTTTTAGACAAG ATGGATAAGTTGGACTCTGAGAGCAgtcggcagcagcaggagcttcaAGACTCCAGAGACCAGAATGAGCTGTTGGAGTTCCGGATACTGGAGCTCGAG GAGCGTGAGAGGAGGTCGCCTCCGTTCAACCACCTGAGGATGCATCCGTTCTCTGAGGGAGTCAGCGCTCTCCAGATCTACTGCATGAAGGAGGGGGTGAAG GATGTGTGCATACCAGATCTCATCAAACTGCTCGACATCCTGGGAGACAACGGG AACTTAAGGAATGAAGAGCAAGTGGCCATTATACAGGCCAGCACTGTTCTCTCACTGGCAGAAAAG TGGATTCAGCAGATAGAGGGGACGGAGGCAGCACTTCACCAGAAGATGATCGACCTGGAGATCGAGATG GAGATGTTCTGTAAACAGAAAGGTTATCTAGAAGAAGAGCTGGACTACAGAAAACAGGCCCTGGACCAGGCCTACATG caAATCCAGGAGTTGGAAGCTACGTTGTACAACTCCCTGCAGCAGGACAAG GTGATAAAGTACGGCGAGCCTCTGGATGAGCATCAGCGGGACGAGCTGCGGACGGCGGTGGAGAAGCTGAGGAGGCAGATGCTGAGGAAGAGTCGCGAGTTCGACTGCCAGATCCTCCAGGAGAGGATGGAGCTGCTGCACCAGGCACACCAG AGAATTCGTGACCTCGAAGACAAGACGGAAATCCAGAGGAGGCAGATTAAAGATCTGGAGGAAAAG tttttgtttctgttcttgttcttttctcttGCCTTTATCCTTTGGCCTTGA